The following proteins are co-located in the Candidatus Methanogranum gryphiswaldense genome:
- a CDS encoding acetate--CoA ligase family protein — MKNFLSPDSVAIIGASSDTTKLGGMLVKNMIDAGFKGKLYPVNPKGGEIQGYKAYPSVLDIGAPVDLAVMAVKNTQVIAEMENLGKAGIKVASILTAGFKEEGPAGAELEMELLAAAKKANVRILGPNSFGLMNPKAGVNTTFTHIRPAVGNVAIFSQSGAVGSSILDWFRLSGLGLSKFVTFGNKSDMDEADMLSIIANDSETKVIGMYLEGISRGDQFIKAVEGMPQKKPIVMFKSGKTEAGSKAASSHTGSLAGSDAVNNVIFKKLNIHRAMDLDEFCDALQVFSTCSPMKKNGIAIITNAGGLGVMSADAAFDAPYIEAAKLAPETIEAIKKAVPTIAGLTNPIDVRGDAKAEYFKGAIEAVIKDPSVGGLVVMGSPLDTADLNNIAKILVEMRDDIPIPTTCCFAGGNKCEEANKILRAGRIPSYPSPDRAVRALSILRKYTLKEEQKRTALDVPKVDGRKKTKEIIDAAFAEGRHGLSESEGKKIFKAYGMPVPGEATVKSSEEAVTACNKIGYPVVMKILSPDIAHKTDVGGVVVGVETPEEAAEAFNKIMTNCRKAKPTSRLDGVSIQQMVFGQEVILSMIRDPQFGPVVSFGLGGIYVEILREIAQVHVPMSEEQLDDMITSTKAYRLMSGARGLPVADIDAMKDMIKRLVAIAEENPEIHELEINPVIVGKEGKGCWAVDALVTLNK; from the coding sequence ATGAAGAACTTCTTATCCCCCGATTCGGTAGCCATAATTGGTGCTTCCTCGGATACTACGAAATTAGGCGGTATGCTCGTAAAGAACATGATCGACGCAGGATTTAAGGGAAAATTATATCCCGTTAACCCCAAGGGTGGGGAGATACAGGGATATAAGGCCTATCCGTCCGTCCTTGATATCGGAGCACCCGTGGACCTTGCCGTCATGGCGGTCAAGAATACACAGGTGATAGCTGAGATGGAGAATCTCGGCAAAGCGGGAATAAAGGTCGCATCGATCTTGACGGCAGGATTCAAGGAGGAAGGTCCAGCCGGTGCAGAGCTTGAGATGGAGTTGCTTGCAGCTGCCAAGAAAGCAAATGTGAGGATCCTTGGGCCCAACAGTTTCGGTCTGATGAATCCCAAGGCCGGTGTCAACACAACATTCACACATATTCGTCCTGCCGTTGGTAATGTGGCGATATTCTCACAATCCGGAGCTGTTGGATCATCTATTCTTGATTGGTTCCGTCTCAGTGGATTGGGGCTTTCTAAGTTCGTTACCTTTGGAAACAAGAGCGATATGGATGAAGCAGACATGCTCTCCATAATTGCCAATGACTCAGAAACGAAGGTCATCGGAATGTACCTCGAAGGAATATCCAGAGGCGATCAGTTCATAAAGGCTGTGGAGGGAATGCCTCAGAAGAAGCCAATAGTGATGTTCAAGTCAGGAAAGACCGAGGCTGGCTCGAAGGCGGCGTCCTCACACACAGGTTCCCTTGCAGGTTCCGATGCAGTGAACAACGTGATCTTCAAGAAACTCAACATACACAGAGCAATGGATCTTGATGAATTCTGCGATGCGTTGCAGGTTTTCAGCACATGCAGCCCTATGAAGAAGAACGGTATCGCGATCATAACGAATGCCGGTGGACTTGGGGTCATGTCCGCAGACGCAGCATTCGATGCTCCGTATATAGAAGCGGCAAAACTTGCACCGGAGACCATCGAGGCAATAAAGAAGGCGGTTCCCACTATCGCAGGACTCACCAATCCAATTGATGTAAGGGGAGATGCAAAGGCCGAATACTTCAAGGGCGCGATAGAGGCAGTGATAAAGGACCCATCGGTCGGTGGGCTCGTCGTCATGGGATCGCCTCTTGATACAGCGGACCTCAACAACATTGCCAAGATCCTTGTTGAAATGAGAGATGACATCCCGATACCCACCACCTGCTGTTTTGCAGGAGGAAACAAGTGCGAAGAGGCTAACAAGATCCTCAGAGCAGGAAGGATCCCATCCTATCCGTCCCCCGACAGAGCCGTGCGTGCTTTGTCGATCCTGAGAAAATACACGCTTAAGGAGGAACAGAAGAGAACGGCCCTCGATGTCCCCAAGGTCGACGGAAGGAAGAAGACCAAGGAGATAATCGATGCTGCCTTTGCAGAAGGAAGGCATGGACTTTCAGAGTCAGAGGGTAAGAAGATATTCAAGGCATACGGAATGCCCGTTCCAGGCGAGGCTACGGTCAAATCCTCGGAAGAAGCCGTCACTGCATGCAATAAGATCGGATACCCAGTGGTCATGAAGATCCTTTCTCCAGACATCGCACACAAGACAGATGTCGGAGGTGTGGTTGTCGGAGTGGAGACACCAGAGGAGGCCGCGGAGGCGTTCAATAAGATCATGACAAATTGCAGAAAGGCGAAACCCACATCGAGGCTCGACGGAGTTTCCATACAGCAGATGGTCTTTGGTCAGGAGGTAATCCTCTCCATGATCCGCGACCCACAGTTCGGTCCGGTCGTTTCGTTCGGATTGGGAGGTATCTATGTTGAGATCCTCAGGGAGATCGCACAGGTGCATGTTCCGATGTCCGAGGAACAGCTCGACGACATGATAACGTCCACAAAGGCATACAGGCTCATGTCTGGTGCCAGAGGACTACCAGTTGCCGACATAGATGCTATGAAGGATATGATCAAGAGACTCGTCGCGATAGCTGAAGAGAATCCAGAGATCCACGAACTCGAGATCAACCCAGTCATAGTAGGGAAGGAGGGCAAGGGCTGTTGGGCAGTCGATGCTCTTGTGACCCTTAACAAGTAA
- a CDS encoding class I SAM-dependent methyltransferase family protein has protein sequence MSQTVRCIRVPKMDGESVRSVLREKGLLNLDVKICPDGDCLLIPILSGSYGDFPVVEAELKIQERHETDYREILDIPDELKEQLPNSHDVIGDVLLVKLTDDLMDHKCEIGKALISVTPNIRVVMLDHGVKGDFRIRDLEQIAGIGTSETMHREFGVRMITDPAKVYFNPRLCTERSRIASLVKEGETIIDMFAGVAPFGTVICRTAKPGVVYSIDLNPEAEHFAKMNADLNHISNLMPITGDAKEVIMTLPDADRVIMNLPQMADQFLQYALMKTKIGGTVHLYKIIERVDFESFKEGLAHRMEHHGLKMEVERVSELKTYSPTMSVYVLDIIRG, from the coding sequence ATGAGTCAGACTGTAAGATGCATACGCGTGCCGAAGATGGACGGAGAATCTGTCAGGTCTGTTCTCAGAGAGAAGGGGCTCTTGAATCTGGATGTTAAGATATGTCCAGATGGCGACTGTCTTTTGATACCTATCCTTTCGGGATCCTATGGTGATTTTCCGGTAGTGGAAGCAGAATTGAAGATACAGGAACGTCATGAGACAGATTATAGAGAGATTCTTGATATTCCAGATGAGTTGAAAGAGCAGCTTCCAAATTCACACGATGTCATCGGAGACGTTCTTTTAGTCAAATTGACCGATGATCTCATGGATCACAAATGTGAGATAGGAAAAGCTCTGATATCGGTTACGCCGAATATTAGGGTCGTTATGTTGGATCATGGTGTAAAGGGGGATTTCAGGATCAGAGATCTGGAACAGATAGCTGGTATTGGAACATCAGAAACAATGCACAGGGAATTTGGGGTCAGAATGATAACAGATCCCGCTAAAGTTTATTTTAATCCCAGGCTTTGTACGGAAAGATCGAGGATAGCATCTCTTGTGAAAGAGGGAGAGACAATAATAGACATGTTCGCAGGGGTCGCACCGTTCGGGACCGTGATATGCAGGACGGCAAAGCCAGGTGTGGTTTATTCGATAGACCTCAATCCTGAGGCAGAGCATTTTGCAAAAATGAATGCCGATCTGAATCACATATCAAACCTAATGCCGATAACAGGGGATGCGAAAGAGGTCATAATGACACTTCCAGATGCGGACCGTGTGATAATGAATCTCCCTCAGATGGCCGATCAGTTCCTTCAGTATGCTCTGATGAAAACCAAGATAGGAGGTACGGTGCATCTATACAAGATAATAGAACGTGTAGATTTCGAATCTTTCAAGGAAGGTCTGGCACATCGTATGGAACACCACGGATTGAAAATGGAAGTTGAAAGAGTTTCTGAGCTTAAGACCTATTCACCGACCATGAGTGTCTATGTTCTAGACATCATTCGCGGCTGA
- a CDS encoding DNA-directed RNA polymerase subunit L: MQTYVVEKTDKSITVGFKDINLTIIAPLIKALDDDKNVEIARFIDKHPELCDRQIYVKVKKGKPEDTLKKAFKTISEYYSDINE; this comes from the coding sequence ATGCAGACCTACGTTGTCGAGAAAACCGATAAGAGCATTACAGTTGGTTTCAAGGACATCAACCTCACTATCATCGCCCCCCTCATCAAAGCGCTTGATGATGACAAGAATGTCGAGATCGCCAGGTTCATCGATAAACATCCTGAACTGTGCGACAGACAAATCTACGTTAAGGTCAAAAAAGGTAAGCCTGAAGACACACTTAAAAAAGCCTTCAAGACCATCTCCGAGTATTACTCAGACATAAACGAGTGA
- the dph5 gene encoding diphthine synthase, which translates to MTSELVFAGLGLSGIDGMTVKALNALKECDKIYAEFYTSTLIGTDVKALEEVLGKKINVVYRSQVEESEDILADARKMRVGFVTAGDTMLATTHVDLRIQASEEGIPVKVFHGVSIFGACPTSLGLQPYKFGRTVTLPFLEMNYQPKSPYDHIKENHDRGLHTMILLDIRADELRYMTAHQAIEWLIEGEKKWKEGLITEKTLLCVACQVGSTNEKIFAGYPQDLLKMDLGSPLHTLVLPGNLHFMESYALVDFAGAPKEIIKDE; encoded by the coding sequence ATGACATCTGAACTCGTTTTTGCAGGTTTGGGCCTTTCAGGTATCGATGGTATGACAGTAAAAGCCCTCAATGCGCTCAAAGAATGCGACAAGATATACGCTGAATTCTACACGTCCACACTAATAGGCACAGACGTTAAGGCGCTTGAAGAGGTCTTAGGTAAGAAGATCAACGTCGTCTACAGATCACAGGTAGAGGAATCAGAGGATATTCTTGCAGATGCAAGGAAGATGAGGGTTGGGTTCGTCACAGCCGGAGACACAATGTTGGCAACAACTCATGTGGACCTAAGGATACAAGCTTCTGAAGAAGGAATTCCGGTCAAGGTATTCCACGGTGTATCGATATTCGGGGCGTGTCCAACCTCACTGGGACTTCAGCCGTATAAATTCGGAAGAACCGTTACGTTACCCTTTTTGGAGATGAACTATCAACCGAAATCACCATATGACCATATCAAGGAGAATCATGACAGAGGACTCCACACAATGATACTTCTCGATATACGTGCTGATGAGTTGAGATATATGACAGCTCATCAGGCAATAGAATGGCTCATAGAAGGAGAGAAGAAATGGAAAGAAGGCCTGATAACAGAAAAGACCCTTCTATGTGTTGCATGTCAGGTAGGATCCACAAATGAAAAGATATTTGCTGGATATCCGCAAGATCTTTTAAAAATGGACCTTGGATCACCATTACATACTCTGGTCCTTCCTGGAAATCTCCATTTCATGGAATCCTATGCACTTGTTGATTTCGCCGGTGCACCTAAAGAGATCATAAAGGATGAATGA
- a CDS encoding DEAD/DEAH box helicase family protein has translation MRYISHPRIVPDKVEERRYQSTMAKGCLDNNTLIILPTGLGKTIVALCVTADLLANGKVLMLAPTKPLVEQHSEFFSEMLVDTRIGIMTGLMKPDIRADIVNNNDVIVSTPQCIANDLESKKYDLTPFSLIIYDEAHRGTGNYSYVTIAKYCTSKIRCIGLTASPGSDIKKVEEVCENLSLSKIDMRNDEDPDVSPYVHDTYVKRIEVNMPKDLTDVVCIFKDLLNHYFGELASLHLTDPNWPVSTKHMLVVGESLQKRLARGEKTAIIFRGLTVQSMCVKLLHAINLAETQGMTALRTYMNKLNEDGGPNGSKGGKELVSRKEYTDAWNIVRDTKVEHPKISKVMSLVSQILNSENGTKVMIFTQYRDTCELLVEKLSSIPEAKVAKLIGQSNGGLKQKEQIGVLDDFRSGKYNVIISTSVGEEGLDITSTNAVIFYEPVPSEIRTIQRRGRTGRKNDGEVFVLVAKGTMDEVFEESSKKKEALMRSRLETLNEVLKKKNPKPFISKGQRTMGEF, from the coding sequence ATGAGATACATCTCCCACCCTAGGATCGTTCCCGACAAAGTCGAAGAACGCAGATATCAATCTACCATGGCCAAGGGATGTCTGGACAACAATACCTTGATAATCTTGCCCACCGGCCTCGGAAAAACGATTGTGGCACTCTGCGTTACGGCTGATTTACTCGCAAATGGTAAAGTACTGATGCTGGCCCCGACCAAGCCCCTTGTGGAACAACATTCAGAATTCTTTTCAGAAATGCTTGTAGATACACGCATCGGCATAATGACCGGACTTATGAAACCTGATATTAGGGCTGACATAGTGAACAACAATGATGTTATCGTCTCTACTCCGCAATGTATTGCCAATGATCTAGAATCAAAAAAATATGACCTCACGCCATTCAGCCTGATAATATATGATGAGGCACACAGAGGAACCGGGAATTATTCGTACGTGACGATCGCAAAGTATTGCACTTCCAAAATAAGGTGCATAGGCCTCACTGCATCGCCCGGAAGCGATATCAAAAAGGTCGAAGAAGTGTGTGAGAACCTTTCCCTTTCCAAAATAGACATGAGGAATGATGAGGATCCAGACGTATCGCCTTATGTACATGATACTTATGTAAAAAGGATAGAAGTTAACATGCCCAAGGACCTCACAGATGTGGTGTGTATCTTTAAAGACCTTCTTAATCATTATTTCGGAGAGCTTGCATCATTGCATCTAACTGACCCGAACTGGCCGGTTTCTACCAAACATATGCTGGTGGTCGGAGAATCCCTTCAAAAAAGACTCGCAAGAGGAGAGAAAACGGCGATAATATTCAGAGGCCTGACTGTTCAGTCGATGTGTGTCAAACTCCTTCATGCAATAAATCTTGCAGAAACGCAGGGCATGACCGCTTTGAGAACATATATGAACAAACTTAACGAAGATGGCGGCCCGAATGGGTCAAAAGGCGGAAAAGAACTTGTCAGTCGCAAAGAATACACTGATGCCTGGAACATTGTAAGGGATACAAAAGTGGAACATCCAAAGATCTCCAAGGTCATGAGCCTTGTGAGTCAGATACTCAACTCCGAGAATGGTACCAAAGTGATGATATTCACACAATACAGGGATACATGCGAACTTTTGGTAGAAAAGCTATCATCCATACCAGAGGCAAAGGTTGCCAAACTCATCGGCCAATCCAATGGTGGATTAAAGCAGAAGGAACAGATCGGTGTACTAGATGATTTCAGATCTGGAAAATACAATGTCATAATATCCACATCCGTAGGGGAAGAAGGGTTGGATATAACGAGTACCAATGCAGTGATATTCTATGAGCCAGTACCTTCAGAGATAAGAACCATACAAAGACGCGGACGTACAGGAAGAAAGAACGACGGAGAGGTATTCGTCCTTGTGGCCAAGGGAACAATGGACGAAGTATTCGAAGAATCCAGCAAAAAGAAAGAGGCTCTTATGCGTTCCAGACTAGAAACCTTAAATGAAGTTTTAAAAAAGAAGAATCCTAAGCCATTCATTTCCAAAGGTCAGAGGACGATGGGCGAATTCTGA
- a CDS encoding iron-sulfur cluster assembly accessory protein: MVTITPDAEKFIDELMEKNGKVGYGIRIYLSGFACSGPQFGMSFQQQAGENEKVDKSAPSFEIYYDAETEQALKDCVIEFVDDPNFGTGLSIRNPNFSGCASCGGGCH; encoded by the coding sequence ATGGTCACGATTACGCCCGATGCAGAAAAATTCATCGACGAACTCATGGAAAAGAACGGGAAGGTCGGATATGGTATCAGGATCTACCTTTCTGGTTTCGCATGCTCTGGACCTCAGTTCGGAATGTCCTTCCAACAGCAGGCCGGAGAGAATGAGAAGGTCGACAAGTCAGCCCCGAGCTTCGAAATATATTACGACGCCGAAACAGAACAGGCGCTGAAAGATTGTGTCATCGAATTCGTAGATGACCCCAATTTCGGGACTGGTCTTAGTATCCGTAATCCCAACTTCAGCGGTTGCGCCTCATGCGGCGGCGGATGCCACTAA
- the truD gene encoding tRNA pseudouridine(13) synthase TruD, whose amino-acid sequence MQYRYCRTAEANIGMNFYMTSMDGTGGRLKTLPEDFIVTEISDPPEPKENGKFVIAEVTTRNWETNRLIRLMSRNMGISRERIGFAGTKDKRAITTQLMSFEMPIEKLQDVNLKDVEIKNAYLGKRNIQIGDLIGNSFKIRVKECDAPPEKIEDTITSVISEIKKMGGFPNYFGVQRFGVIRPITHIVGESLVRGDIEGAVRRYLSDPSEYEEEDVRNARMELVSRNDWKELVKIMPDQLSFEKMMVFHLADNPDDWIGAIDVLPKNLQMMFVHAYQSYLFNMMLSKRMEIGLPLNVPVVGDVVIPLDSNKIPLHENPIISTEKNIDLVTRQVRAGRAYITISLFGSESLLAEGQMGDIEREIIKKEMIKAEDFIVPGLNHCSSKGSRREIICPIKDIGYELNDDGYSISFSLPKGNYATCLMREFMKSEMERY is encoded by the coding sequence ATGCAGTACAGGTACTGCAGGACAGCTGAGGCCAACATCGGCATGAATTTTTACATGACGTCGATGGATGGCACCGGAGGACGTCTAAAGACCCTCCCCGAGGATTTCATCGTTACAGAGATATCTGATCCTCCGGAACCGAAAGAGAACGGTAAATTCGTGATCGCTGAGGTCACTACTAGGAATTGGGAGACGAACAGACTCATCAGACTCATGTCAAGGAACATGGGAATATCTAGAGAACGCATAGGGTTCGCAGGCACGAAGGATAAGAGGGCCATAACCACACAGTTGATGTCCTTTGAGATGCCGATCGAAAAACTCCAGGACGTGAATCTGAAAGATGTCGAGATAAAGAATGCCTATCTCGGAAAAAGGAACATCCAAATAGGCGATCTCATCGGTAATTCTTTCAAAATACGGGTAAAAGAATGCGATGCACCCCCCGAAAAGATCGAAGACACGATAACATCTGTGATTTCTGAGATCAAGAAAATGGGAGGATTTCCAAATTATTTCGGGGTTCAAAGATTTGGAGTGATACGTCCCATAACTCACATCGTTGGAGAATCACTCGTACGTGGCGATATCGAAGGAGCTGTCAGAAGATATCTCTCAGATCCGTCTGAATATGAGGAAGAGGATGTCCGCAATGCGAGGATGGAACTCGTATCAAGAAATGATTGGAAAGAACTTGTCAAAATAATGCCAGACCAACTGTCTTTCGAAAAGATGATGGTGTTTCATCTTGCCGATAACCCTGATGATTGGATAGGGGCCATAGATGTACTTCCAAAAAATCTGCAGATGATGTTCGTTCATGCCTATCAGTCCTATCTTTTCAATATGATGCTCAGCAAAAGAATGGAAATTGGACTCCCGCTCAATGTTCCAGTGGTCGGCGATGTCGTTATACCATTGGACTCCAACAAGATACCTCTGCACGAGAACCCCATCATATCCACAGAAAAGAATATAGATCTTGTAACAAGACAAGTGCGTGCCGGACGGGCATACATAACAATTTCATTGTTCGGCAGTGAGAGCCTGCTGGCAGAAGGCCAGATGGGAGATATAGAAAGGGAGATCATCAAAAAGGAGATGATCAAAGCGGAAGACTTCATAGTTCCGGGACTTAACCATTGCAGTTCAAAAGGCAGCAGAAGGGAAATAATCTGTCCCATCAAAGATATCGGATATGAGCTTAACGACGACGGTTACAGCATATCCTTCTCACTTCCAAAGGGCAATTATGCCACATGCCTCATGAGAGAATTCATGAAATCAGAGATGGAAAGATATTGA
- a CDS encoding carboxymuconolactone decarboxylase family protein, translated as METDQKDREITDKILNAIEKKYGFIPMINQILSERPDMFIPAIGLSKAILENPNSSFEPKYRYLLAISAASALGSQYCIDIQIKHALDAGATKEEIMETLMIGSYMTMSRSQSIALREYDKQFNITKK; from the coding sequence ATGGAAACAGATCAGAAGGACCGTGAGATAACGGACAAGATCCTCAATGCAATAGAAAAGAAATATGGTTTCATACCGATGATCAATCAGATACTTTCCGAACGCCCGGACATGTTCATACCCGCCATAGGTCTTAGCAAAGCTATATTAGAAAATCCGAACTCATCTTTCGAACCTAAATACAGATACCTTTTGGCCATATCGGCCGCCTCAGCACTAGGATCGCAATACTGCATAGATATCCAAATAAAACATGCATTGGATGCTGGAGCCACAAAAGAAGAGATAATGGAAACTCTGATGATCGGATCATATATGACAATGTCACGCTCCCAGTCCATCGCTTTGCGTGAATATGATAAACAATTCAACATAACAAAAAAGTGA
- a CDS encoding ATP-dependent DNA ligase codes for MLYSELAEQFDILEQTSSRLEMTTQLSLFFRKVDPKEIRIIIYLCQGKLHPDFYGIELGMSDKLVLKAISSTTGTSPEKTEKMWIEQGDSGTVAEGLIGIKKQMTLFSESLTLERVVKNLLAIENADGKDSQTKKTKYLAQLLHDSSPIEARYLCRIVTGRMRVGAGSMTLLDALAEAFATKNDRSDIERGYNITCDLGLVAEKLAIEGLQGIQKMQVTIGNPIKVMLAERLPSITQVIEKMGGKCAMEYKYDGIRVQAHISKDSVKLYSRRLEDLTSNFPDIAEALRNQCKCTETIIEGECVAIDNKTGDMLPFQTVTHRRKKHGMEEAIKEFPVKIFMFDIIYADNADMSMYPYPERRRILSESFDLKEQIDMTTMKVVNSPEEGEEFFNEALAAKCEGIMAKSLSDDSVYRAGSRGFLWIKYKKDYEAALTDSFDLAVVGAFFGMGKRAGKYGALLMASYDDETGRFGTVCKLGTGFDDEFLAKMPELLDGYLSNDKPSSVDAKMIPDVWFDPTVVLEVVAAEISVSPIHTAAEGIFSKDSGLGLRFPRFTGRIRDDKGPEQCTTVHEICEIYELQEKKDTHISE; via the coding sequence ATGCTTTATTCTGAACTCGCAGAGCAATTCGACATCCTGGAACAAACAAGCAGTCGTTTGGAAATGACGACTCAGCTTTCGTTGTTCTTCAGGAAGGTCGATCCGAAAGAGATCAGGATAATCATTTATCTCTGTCAAGGAAAACTCCACCCTGATTTTTACGGTATAGAGCTCGGAATGTCCGACAAACTTGTATTGAAAGCGATATCATCTACCACTGGAACATCTCCTGAGAAAACGGAGAAGATGTGGATAGAACAAGGAGACTCAGGCACAGTAGCTGAGGGTCTCATAGGTATCAAAAAACAGATGACGCTATTCTCGGAGTCCCTTACACTTGAAAGAGTTGTGAAAAATCTCCTTGCGATAGAGAACGCAGACGGAAAGGACAGCCAAACAAAAAAGACAAAATATCTGGCACAATTGCTTCATGACTCTTCACCCATAGAGGCAAGATACCTCTGCCGGATAGTAACAGGAAGGATGAGGGTCGGGGCAGGGTCCATGACCCTATTGGACGCACTGGCCGAAGCCTTCGCAACAAAGAATGACCGGTCCGATATCGAGAGAGGATACAATATAACCTGTGATCTGGGACTTGTAGCAGAAAAACTTGCAATAGAAGGTTTGCAAGGCATACAGAAAATGCAGGTCACGATTGGCAATCCTATAAAGGTCATGCTAGCCGAACGTCTACCCTCGATCACACAGGTGATTGAAAAAATGGGCGGAAAATGTGCAATGGAATACAAATACGATGGGATCAGAGTGCAGGCCCACATCAGTAAAGACTCCGTAAAGCTCTATTCACGCAGACTGGAAGATCTGACATCCAACTTTCCTGACATAGCTGAGGCCTTGAGGAACCAATGCAAATGCACAGAGACCATAATAGAAGGAGAATGCGTGGCCATTGACAATAAGACCGGAGATATGCTCCCTTTCCAAACCGTTACCCACAGGCGCAAAAAACATGGCATGGAGGAAGCTATTAAGGAATTCCCTGTCAAGATATTCATGTTCGATATCATTTACGCAGACAACGCCGACATGTCTATGTATCCATATCCAGAAAGAAGAAGGATATTATCTGAATCCTTCGACCTGAAGGAACAAATCGATATGACCACCATGAAGGTCGTGAACTCTCCTGAGGAGGGGGAGGAATTCTTCAACGAAGCACTTGCCGCGAAATGCGAAGGGATAATGGCAAAATCATTGTCTGATGATTCAGTATACCGGGCAGGTTCCAGGGGATTCCTCTGGATAAAATACAAGAAAGATTATGAGGCCGCCCTAACAGATTCGTTCGACCTTGCTGTGGTCGGTGCCTTCTTCGGAATGGGAAAAAGAGCCGGAAAATATGGAGCGCTCCTCATGGCCTCATATGATGACGAGACTGGAAGATTCGGGACCGTCTGTAAATTGGGGACCGGATTTGACGACGAATTCCTGGCTAAAATGCCAGAACTTCTGGATGGATACCTTAGCAATGACAAACCCTCTTCTGTGGATGCAAAGATGATCCCGGATGTGTGGTTCGATCCCACTGTCGTATTGGAGGTAGTTGCAGCAGAGATCAGCGTGAGTCCTATACACACGGCCGCAGAAGGGATTTTCAGCAAAGATTCGGGATTGGGGTTGAGATTCCCGCGTTTCACCGGACGTATAAGGGATGATAAAGGTCCGGAACAATGCACAACTGTCCATGAGATATGCGAGATTTATGAACTTCAAGAGAAGAAGGACACACATATTTCGGAATGA